The Microbacterium trichothecenolyticum sequence TACTGCCCCGTCGGGATCTGGGTGGAGCCCGTCAGGGCGGTCACCGAGCCCTTGGCCGGCATGTCGGCCGGCGGGTCCCACCGCTCGTACAGCGTCGCGGGATCGGCCGTCGAGGCATCGGTCGACACATCCTGCTGCGGGAGGACCGCGGGGTCGAGAGCCTGCACGCCCAGGATCGCCGCGAGGTTGTGCGTCACCCCGTACGCCGCGTTCACACCGAGCGCTCCCGCGAGAAGGCTCGCGATGACCGTGAGGATGCCGAACACGCGTCGCAGCCACGGACGACGGCAGATGCCGACCACGCCGACGGCGGCGGCCGCCGCCGCCCCCGCTCCCCACCAGATCGCTCCGGAGGGCAGCGGACCCTGGAACATGTCCATGCCCTCGAGGATCCTCGTGGCGATGAACATCACCACGCCGGCGGCCGCACCGACCGCGAGCGTAAGGATGAGACGACGCGGCGCCCAGACGATGACGGCGAGCGCACCGAGCGCGCCGACGACCGCGCAGACGACCAAGACCGGACTGTCGATCAGCTCGAAAGACAGGACAAAACGATTCATCGGCGGCCCTCCCACGCACTCTTCGCCAAAGCGACCATCTCATGCCGCGAAGCGCCGGGCAGGTAGGCGCGTCCGACGGCGGCTCCGATTGCCGGGAGCTGGAGCGGATCGCGGTACGCCAGCGCCAGCGGCCGATAGCGGGGACGGAACTTGCCCTTGAAGCGAAAGAGCGAGGCGAACCCGTACGCGGGTTCGAGCACCTCAGCCAACCAGCGCAACACCGCCCGGAGGGGGGCGGGGTCACCGTCGGCGGGGCCGTCGGGGTCGTCGGCGAGCGGGGCGCCCGACAGGCTGAGCACCGTGGCGCCCTCATCCTGCAGCTGCAGCGCGGCCTTGGCGATGAGGAACTCCATCATGCCGTTCGGGCCGTTCGTGCGCCGACGCATGAAGTCGAGGGTCCATCCCGTGACCGTGCCGTCGGTCCAACTCGGCATCCAACTGGTCACGGCCTCGATGCGACCGTTCGCATCGACGGCGAGCAGAAGGCGCACGTCGCGGTCGCGCAGTTCGTCGAGCGAGCCCAGGGTGAATCCCATCTCGGGCAGTGCCCGATCGGCGACCCATTCCTCGTCGATGGCGATCACCTGCGCGGCCTGCGCGACGGTGAGCTCGTGCCAGTGGGTCCACACCGCGGTGTACCCCTCTCGCTCGGCCCGCGCGAGGGGCTGGCGTACCTTCTGCCAGCTCTTGCCCGCGAAAGTGAGGCCGGGCAGGTCCATGACGGTCTCGACGCCGACCGGAACGTGGTGCCATCCCCACTCGACGAGGTCGTCGAGGGTGTCACTGTGCACGCTGTAGAAGGCGGGGATCCACCCGTACTCGACGCAGAAGTCGGCGAAACCGCGGAGCGCCTCCCTCCGGCGCCCCGCGGGCGCGAGCGGATCGGCGACGGCCAGGGCGACGTCTCCGGTGAGCCGATAGGCCACGGCGCACTCCCGGTCGTCGGAGTACCAGTGGCGATTGCCCTCCCACGTTCCCAAGAAACCCAGGGTGTCGCTCCCGCGTCGGAGGAGCTCCCGGTAGTGGTTCTGATCGGAGGCGTCGGGCCGGCGGACCCGGCGGTACAGCCAGAGGATCGTCGCGATGACGATGATCCAGAACACGACCCCGAACCACTGGTAGGCGAACAGGGCCGGACCGTGGTGCGGGAAGGCGGTCGAACCACCCGTATGGGTGAATGACGGCGGGAGAAACCGCCGCAGCGTCAGCCCGGCCAGTTCCAGCACCGACAGCTCACGGTTGAACGAGCGACGTCCGATCTCCTCGACCGCGAACAGCCCCGCGGCGCATACGAGCAACGCCGCGCCGATCACGAGGGCCGCGATTCGCGCCGCGGTGCGCCGCGCACGCAGAGAGAATCGCGCGCGCGCGACGAACAGCGCCCCCGCCAGCGCCAGGGGAACGACCACGGTGGCCAGAGCCCACAGCACGTACTCCGCGCCGCTGCCGTCGACCCAGGGGTCGATCTGCAGGCGACCATCGAGGAGCGAGACCACCGGCAGCACCGCGGATGCCACGAGCACGAGCTCCGCGAGGATCCAGGCCGAGCGACGGCCCTGACGCAGGCCCCACGCAGCTACCAGGAGCAGCACCAGCGGCACGACGGCCAGCAGCGCCGGGCCGGCGCCGCGCGTCATCAGCAGGGCGATCTGCTCGTCGCACACCGTCTCGGCGACCTTGCTGCAGCGCCCGAGCAGCTCGTCGTCATACTGCGTGTAGGCATCGACGACGAGCGAGAGCGGGCCGCGCCCGCCCCCGCTGACGAGCGCGACGAGAGGACCGCTGCCGACCACCGCGACCAACAGGGCGAGCAGCGTCCGGGTCTCGCGGGTGGAGCTGCGATGCCACGAGCGATGCTCACGGCCGCGCGCGAGCACGCCACCGACGACGAGGCCGATCACCGCGGTGCTCAGGCGGTACCACGAGTCGGCGTCGCCGGCGTACAGGGCGAACAGCGCCAGGAGCGCGAAACCGACCAGGCGCAGCCGTCGTCGCCACAGCACCGGCGCGAAGGCGGACGCGGCCATGACCACGCCCGCGATGGGCGTCGTGGGGTCGAGCACCGGCACCTCGGCGGCGACCACGGGCCGCAGATCGCTCAGCGTCCACGCCGCGGCGTGGAAGCCGATCCCCACGACGAGGCCACTCACGCCCAGGACCCCCAGGAGCACGCCGGTCCGACGGGAACCGAGCAGCCGCTCCGCATAGGCCAGCACCGTCAGCGCGAGCAGCACCGACGACGCGGCATCGACCGTCGAATCGGGTACCACCAGGGCCGTGATCAGTGTCCACCACCGTCCGCTGGAGAAGGTCGCGAGCGGGCCGGCGCCCCACGCGCGAGCGTCTTCGCCCCAGAGCGATCCGGTCGCGGCCGCGGCCGCCAGCACGGCGACCACGACACACAGCGAGACCGGGTTCGCCCGCACGTAGCGCCGGGCGACGGCGGTGAGGGCGCGGGCGCGCAGGCGCATGCGTGAGGGCGCGCTCGAAGGCGGAGGGAACGCTTCAGACATCGGCGGGAGTCTAGAAGAGAAGGCTATGGGCGCGAGGTCAGTACCAGATGTCGAGCAACGGAGTCGCGGCGGCGGCGAACGCTGTGTCGAGGGCTGCCAGGTCGTCGTGGGCGCCGCTGACGGCCCCAGAGGCTGCCAGCTCCGTGGCGCGAACTCCCCCCAGCAGCAGGGATCCCAGCGCCGCCACGGTCACCTCGACGTCGACGCGGCCCTCATCGGCCGCCTCGACCGTCGCCTCGCCGGAATCGTCGACACGAACCGCCCACGTTCCCGCGGCGAAGCCGAGCGGGTCGTCGACACGCAGCACGACGTCGAGAGGGGCCGCGTACCGGCGCGAGGTCAACGCGCCCGCCACATCGAGCACGCGCAGCCAGTGGTGGTCGGTGAGCGTCGCCGTGACGGCACGGCGGTCGGACACCATCCACTGCACGGGCGGCACCGTCGGCTGCAGCGTGGCCTTCACCCGCGCGACAAGGTCATGCTCGATGGCGAATCGCCACAGCGCCGCCGAAGCCTCGTCGCCGTCGGCGAACAGGGCGCGGATGTCGAGTCGATGCGACGTGTAGTCGTCGCCCGAGCCCTCGTCGAGCGTGTAGACCAGGATTCCGCGTTCGACACCGTCGAGGTCGCGGTAGGCCACCGCGCGGACTTTCCGGCCGTCCTTCTCATCGGGAGTGAGCCCCGCCACGCCGCGCCAGCGCCCCTCCCACCCGGGAACCGAGCCCGGGCGCTGTGTGCGGATGCGCTCGTGCACCGCGCTCACACGCTCGGGCAGGCTCTCGCGCGGGACGAAGTCGAGCCGACCCGGGGCGACCGGGCCGATCCAGTGCGCCCGCCGGGTATCGACGACGACGTCACTGGCCCAGGCGGCGGGCGAGAAGCCCCAGCGCCCGTAAATGGTCGCCTCGGTCACGGTCAGACCCGCGATGGCGTATCCGGCCGCGGCAGCGGTGCGCAGCTCGCCGGTCAGCATGGCGCGTGCGATGCCGCGCCGACGATGGGTGGG is a genomic window containing:
- a CDS encoding GNAT family N-acetyltransferase — protein: MAIIDTLSLPADAESAAILSASGLDYERVDADGEGFVAFLRSVSRGFLGEEPSADEVESARRALRSRRLIGVFDRAGVEPDAPVATVDSWPSELTVSPGRVAPLYAISAVTVAPTHRRRGIARAMLTGELRTAAAAGYAIAGLTVTEATIYGRWGFSPAAWASDVVVDTRRAHWIGPVAPGRLDFVPRESLPERVSAVHERIRTQRPGSVPGWEGRWRGVAGLTPDEKDGRKVRAVAYRDLDGVERGILVYTLDEGSGDDYTSHRLDIRALFADGDEASAALWRFAIEHDLVARVKATLQPTVPPVQWMVSDRRAVTATLTDHHWLRVLDVAGALTSRRYAAPLDVVLRVDDPLGFAAGTWAVRVDDSGEATVEAADEGRVDVEVTVAALGSLLLGGVRATELAASGAVSGAHDDLAALDTAFAAAATPLLDIWY
- a CDS encoding bifunctional lysylphosphatidylglycerol flippase/synthetase MprF, with translation MSEAFPPPSSAPSRMRLRARALTAVARRYVRANPVSLCVVVAVLAAAAATGSLWGEDARAWGAGPLATFSSGRWWTLITALVVPDSTVDAASSVLLALTVLAYAERLLGSRRTGVLLGVLGVSGLVVGIGFHAAAWTLSDLRPVVAAEVPVLDPTTPIAGVVMAASAFAPVLWRRRLRLVGFALLALFALYAGDADSWYRLSTAVIGLVVGGVLARGREHRSWHRSSTRETRTLLALLVAVVGSGPLVALVSGGGRGPLSLVVDAYTQYDDELLGRCSKVAETVCDEQIALLMTRGAGPALLAVVPLVLLLVAAWGLRQGRRSAWILAELVLVASAVLPVVSLLDGRLQIDPWVDGSGAEYVLWALATVVVPLALAGALFVARARFSLRARRTAARIAALVIGAALLVCAAGLFAVEEIGRRSFNRELSVLELAGLTLRRFLPPSFTHTGGSTAFPHHGPALFAYQWFGVVFWIIVIATILWLYRRVRRPDASDQNHYRELLRRGSDTLGFLGTWEGNRHWYSDDRECAVAYRLTGDVALAVADPLAPAGRRREALRGFADFCVEYGWIPAFYSVHSDTLDDLVEWGWHHVPVGVETVMDLPGLTFAGKSWQKVRQPLARAEREGYTAVWTHWHELTVAQAAQVIAIDEEWVADRALPEMGFTLGSLDELRDRDVRLLLAVDANGRIEAVTSWMPSWTDGTVTGWTLDFMRRRTNGPNGMMEFLIAKAALQLQDEGATVLSLSGAPLADDPDGPADGDPAPLRAVLRWLAEVLEPAYGFASLFRFKGKFRPRYRPLALAYRDPLQLPAIGAAVGRAYLPGASRHEMVALAKSAWEGRR